In Bacillus sp. FJAT-45037, the following are encoded in one genomic region:
- a CDS encoding ABC transporter ATP-binding protein — translation MTDVRIKLNQISKEYGSKSAVKPFDLEVKKGELFCFLGPNGSGKTTTIKMMTGLLEPSGGTVHISGINMWERPLEAKKQIAYVPDQPKLYAKLTGQEFLQFTASVFQIEQATFKERVSRYTTMFELGGRLDELIETYSHGMKQKLSLCAALLHQPDVLFLDEPTVGLDPQGARTMKNLLRELCEGGMTVFMSTHILEIAEQMCDRVGIIKHGDLLTVGTVDELRLQKGKTESSLEELFLELTGDADAQTLVREMEDSSGVRK, via the coding sequence TTGACGGATGTCCGTATTAAACTTAACCAAATTTCAAAAGAATATGGTTCGAAGTCGGCGGTTAAGCCATTTGACTTAGAAGTGAAAAAAGGAGAGTTATTCTGTTTTTTAGGCCCAAATGGATCAGGTAAGACGACTACGATCAAGATGATGACAGGATTACTTGAGCCTTCTGGGGGAACGGTACATATTTCAGGGATCAATATGTGGGAACGCCCACTTGAAGCCAAGAAACAAATTGCCTATGTCCCAGATCAACCGAAACTGTATGCAAAGTTAACGGGGCAAGAATTTTTACAATTTACAGCGAGTGTCTTCCAAATAGAACAAGCCACCTTTAAAGAACGTGTATCAAGGTATACAACGATGTTTGAGCTTGGCGGGCGATTAGATGAACTGATTGAAACGTATTCACATGGGATGAAACAGAAGCTAAGCTTGTGTGCGGCGCTGTTACATCAACCTGATGTGTTATTTTTAGATGAACCAACCGTTGGACTTGACCCACAAGGAGCAAGAACAATGAAGAACTTATTGCGCGAGCTTTGTGAGGGAGGGATGACAGTGTTCATGTCGACTCATATTTTAGAGATTGCAGAACAAATGTGTGATCGCGTCGGGATCATTAAGCATGGCGATCTCCTTACCGTTGGAACTGTCGATGAGTTACGTCTTCAAAAAGGAAAGACCGAATCGAGTCTTGAAGAATTGTTTCTAGAATTAACAGGTGATGCGGACGCTCAGACATTAGTACGAGAGATGGAAGACTCTTCTGGGGTGAGGAAATGA